In Mustelus asterias chromosome 20, sMusAst1.hap1.1, whole genome shotgun sequence, a single genomic region encodes these proteins:
- the LOC144508578 gene encoding uncharacterized protein LOC144508578 isoform X2 translates to MELIKEALQKDEPREEKFSVIEEVGAVSTVQKDASNTTDSEEKTLTITPQLNCMELLKTDDQKLSEIQTHPSEPEEVQFEKRLDEEHTISAIKQIAEDDSVMLTDSSEQTSVSTRKELAESEENLDSSKPDSQAPEEAESASHLQVASREESKLTSSGSDETKSKEHKIDSKPVSPQDNSEESKQGSPIADQKRGPGAQVDREEGKADSQTYDQEEEDKIQTTLQMNDQKIIPVHFVTNKGKSHSDEENEFNLSFSEEKHATKVAGQEEAKSIFEVEVQHQSECILPVVEKESKTTLTEQDECKAISQFDIIETYMTEEQSKPCSSQEDAKDSQPCSAGWDKQESRDSSGKESKECTLSIDRGDSELGSTGEGETSKPEEDRREPKPCTTEEESGKEPKPCTGEGGKEPIPCTGEGGKEPIPCTGEGGKEPIPCTGEGGKEPIPCTVEVGEEPKPCTVEDGKEPIPCTGDGGKEPISCTTEDESPKPCVKESGKESKPSTVAFGKEPKQYTIEDEKESKPCAKEDEKESKSCTIEIGKKSMPCTTEDEKVSTPCTTEDEKVSTSCTTEDEKVSTPCTTEDEKVSTPCTTEDEKVSAPCTTEDGGKFISFSPKHGKILKPVLQSDASNSVNSITQENERKESKDCFPGTVKDESEIPVHYSTDMSSDLGYSGSKNFPELDSFVSAELSLDTNQDQSDQLLPVNDKIDSMSESQMEFSADKSSEPNSPDLELAEQDFVLKAAFSNVDELSKVQPSTMPTLSSKSRDEEPTSVKHTEVEYMRITTKGLPEEVSKVDPLKHSFKPGKESSTVKRGREFPNPSEEVTEIYSSTKLKERYAEVCDMGSATLKDKISYFELKLGENTYSKKPVKVLDHAAQISEVGSPDSGCEVELTEAVTKPAVHDCALEDREVKPSEEASKSPGKSPVKGETLEGPVTSVNISQSTETKQEPQKKSLVARQESEEVMEQMQELVTQPSVTKETSVEVEHKHSSIPTNSSDYTGAEKEVTVPGKVEEVDGILEVKKLSTQTKMAKRERTDSATSESNVSTLPAKSTEKQPAQEDGKDQHKSVDHKSEDSEEKPQQEDIMKTKAGLPSDGPTVKTEASSKETSSSFETKASTKTTQLTNSSGPANEAVTSSQSIVPETVSTSFVDGSSGATNVTGSQSVTSETISTSTTTHITKSVKGGFSETRIEKRIIITGDADVDQDQALALAIKEVKQQHPDMLVTKAVVYKESEPETEQNAKASKE, encoded by the exons ATGGAGCTTATAAAAGAAGCGTTACAGAAAGATGAACCACGTGAAGAAAAATTTTCAGTGATTGAAGAAGTCGGTGCCGTGTCCACTGTTCAAAAAGATGCTTCCAACACTACTGATTCCGAGGAAAAGACTCTGACAATAACACCTCAATTGAATTGCATGGAGCTGTTgaagacagatgaccaaaaactttcTGAGATACAAACACACCCATCTGAACCTGAAGAAGTTCAGTTTGAGAAGCGTTTGGATGAAGAGCATACAATCTCTGCAATTAAACAGATTGCTGAAGACGATTCCGTGATGTTGACAGATTCATCAGAACAAACTTCAGTAAGCACTAGAAAAGAACTTGCTGAATCTGAAGAAAACTTGGACTCTTCAAAACCAGATTCCCAAGCACCTGAAGAGGCAGAGTCTGCCTCCCACTTGCAGGTGGCCAGTAGGGAGGAGTCCAAGCTCACTTCCTCTGGGAGCGACGAAACCAAGTCCAAGGAGCATAAAATCGACTCCAAGCCAGTTTCCCCACAAGACAATTCTGAAGAATCAAAACAAGGTTCTCCAATAGCTGACCAGAAGAGAGGTCCAGGTGCTCAGGTAgacagggaagaaggaaaggcagATTCCCAAACATATGACCAAGAGGAGGAAGATAAAATCCAGACAACTTTGCAAATGAATGACCAAAAGATTATTCCAGTTCACTTTGTGACTAACAAAGGCAAATCGCATTcagatgaagaaaatgaatttAACCTGAGTTTCTCAGAGGAAAAGCATGCCACAAAAGTGGCTGGCCAAGAGGAGGCAAAGTCTATTTTTGAAGTGGAAGTTCAGCATCAATCTGAATGTATCCTCCCAGTGGTTGAAAAGGAATCAAAGACAACACTGACTGAGCAAGATGAGTGCAAAGCTATTTCACAGTTTGACATTATTGAAACTTATATGACTGAAGAACAGTCAAAGCCTTGTTCTTCTCAAGAAgatgccaaagattcacagccatgTTCTGCCGGATGGGATAAACAAGAGTCAAGGGACTCCTCAGGAAAAGAGTCCaaagaatgcaccctgtcaattgatcGAGGAGATTCAGAACTGGGTTCTACAGGAGAGGGTGAAACATCAAAGCCAGAAGAGGACAGAAGAGAGCCAAAACCATGTACAACAGAAGAGGAGAGCGGGAAAGAGCCAAAACCATGTACAGGAGAGGGTGGAAAAGAGCCAATACCATGTACAGGAGAGGGTGGAAAAGAGCCAATACCATGTACAGGAGAGGGTGGAAAAGAGCCAATACCATGTACAGGAGAGGGTGGAAAAGAGCCAATACCATGTACAGTAGAGGTTGGAGAAGAGCCAAAACCATGTACAGTAGAGGATGGAAAAGAGCCAATACCATGTACAGGAGATGGTGGAAAAGAGCCAATATCATGCACAACTGAAGATGAAAGTCCAAAGCCATGTGTAAAAGAGAGTGGGAAAGAATCAAAGCCATCTACAGTAGCGTTTGGAAAAGAGCCAAAGCAATATACAATAGAAGATGAAAAAGAATCAAAACCATGTGCAAAAGAAGATGAAAAAGAATCAAAGTCATGTACAATAGAGATTGGAAAAAAGTCAATGCCATGTACAACAGAAGATGAGAAAGTGTCAACACCATGTACAACAGAAGATGAGAAAGTGTCAACATCATGTACAACAGAAGATGAGAAAGTGTCAACCCCATGTACAACAGAAGATGAGAAAGTGTCAACACCATGTACAACAGAAGATGAGAAAGTGTCAGCACCATGTACAACAGAAGATGGAGGAAAGTTCATATCCTTTTCACCAAAGCATGGTAAAATACTCAAACCAGTTCTCCAGAGTGATGCCAGTAATTCTGTAAATTCTATAACTCaagaaaatgaaagaaaagaaTCTAAAGATTGTTTCCCAGGGACAGTGAAAGATGAATCTGAAATACCTGTACATTATTCCACAGATATGTCATCAGACTTGGGCTATTCAGGATCCAAGAACTTTCCAGAACTTGATAGCTTTGTGTCCGCTGAACTGTCATTGGATACCAACCAAGATCAATCtgatcaattacttcctgtgaatGACAAAATAGATTCCATGTCGGAATCTCAAATGGAATTTTCTGCAGACAAATCATCTGAACCAAATTCACCTGACCTTGAGTTGGCAGAGCAAGATTTCGTTCTTAAAGCAGCATTTTCTAATGTTGATGAATTGTCTAAAGTACAACCGTCAACAATGCCAACGCTTTCGTCAAAATCGAGAGATGAAGAGCCCACATCTGTTAAACACACAGAGGTTGAATACATGAGAATCACCACAAAAGGACTTCCCGAAGAGGTGTCCAAAGTAGATCCTTTAAAACACTCCTTTAAACCTGGAAAAGAGAGCTCAACGGTCAAGCGTGGGAGAGAATTTCCAAATCCGTCAGAGGAGGTGACAGAAATTTACTCTTCGACCAAGCTGAAGGAGAGATATGCAGAAGTGTGTGATATGGGGTCAGCCACTCTGAAGGATAAAATATCCTATTTTGAATTGAAATTGGGAGAAAATACTTACTCAAAAAAGCCAGTTAAAGTGTTGGATCATGCTGCACAGATTTCTGAAGTTGGATCACCCGATTCAGGCTGTGAAGTGGAATTGACAGAAGCAGTG ACTAAACCTGCTGTTCATGATTGTGCCTTGGAAGACAGGGAAGTAAAACCTTCAGAGGAGGCCTCAAAATCTCCAGGGAAATCACCAGTAAAAGGGGAGACGTTAGAAGGTCCTGTTACTTCAGTAAATATCTCACAG AGCACTGAAACAAAGCAGGAGCCACAGAAGAAGTCTTTGGTGGCCAGACAAGAATCTGAAGAAGTCATGGAACAGATGCAAGAGCTTGTGACCCAGCCGTCGGTGACAAAGGAGACAAGTGTGGAGGTTGAACACAAACATTCAAGCATCCCTACAAATTCCTCAGATTATACTGGAGCTGAGAAAGAAGTTACAGTGCCAGGTAAAGTCGAAGAAGTTGACGGCATATTAGAAGTGAAGAAGCTATCCACGCAAACTAAGATGGCTAAACGAGAAAGAACAGACAGTGCCACCTCTGAATCTAATGTCAGTACTCTGCCTGCTAAAAGTACTGAAAAGCAACCTGCTCAAGAAGATGGGAAGGACCAACATAAGAGTGTTGACCACAAATCTGAAGACTCCGAAGAAAAACCTCAACAGGAG gatattatgAAAACAAAAGCTGGACTGCCAAGTGATGGACCGACTGTAAAGACAGAAGCTTCCTCCAAAGAAACATCATCTTCATTTGAGACAAAAGCAAGCACCAAAACTACCCAG CTTACCAATAGTTCAGGTCCAGCGAATGAAGCTGTAACAAGTTCTCAGAGTATTGTTCCGGAAACTGTGTCCACGTCGTTT GTTGATGGTAGCAGTGGAGCTACAAATGTAACCGGCTCTCAATCTGTAACTTCGGAAACCATATCTACATCAACCACTACTCATATCACAAAG TCAGTGAAAGGTGGATTTTCAGAAACCAGGATTGAGAAAAGAATCATCATCACAGGCGATGCCGATGTAGATCAAGACCAG GCTCTGGCCCTTGCGATTAAGGAAGTAAAACAGCAGCATCCTGACATGCTGGTGACAAAAGCAGTGGTTTATAAAGAATCAGAGCCTGAAACAGAGCAAAATGCAAAGGCATCAAAG GAGTAA
- the LOC144508578 gene encoding uncharacterized protein LOC144508578 isoform X1 has protein sequence MELIKEALQKDEPREEKFSVIEEVGAVSTVQKDASNTTDSEEKTLTITPQLNCMELLKTDDQKLSEIQTHPSEPEEVQFEKRLDEEHTISAIKQIAEDDSVMLTDSSEQTSVSTRKELAESEENLDSSKPDSQAPEEAESASHLQVASREESKLTSSGSDETKSKEHKIDSKPVSPQDNSEESKQGSPIADQKRGPGAQVDREEGKADSQTYDQEEEDKIQTTLQMNDQKIIPVHFVTNKGKSHSDEENEFNLSFSEEKHATKVAGQEEAKSIFEVEVQHQSECILPVVEKESKTTLTEQDECKAISQFDIIETYMTEEQSKPCSSQEDAKDSQPCSAGWDKQESRDSSGKESKECTLSIDRGDSELGSTGEGETSKPEEDRREPKPCTTEEESGKEPKPCTGEGGKEPIPCTGEGGKEPIPCTGEGGKEPIPCTGEGGKEPIPCTVEVGEEPKPCTVEDGKEPIPCTGDGGKEPISCTTEDESPKPCVKESGKESKPSTVAFGKEPKQYTIEDEKESKPCAKEDEKESKSCTIEIGKKSMPCTTEDEKVSTPCTTEDEKVSTSCTTEDEKVSTPCTTEDEKVSTPCTTEDEKVSAPCTTEDGGKFISFSPKHGKILKPVLQSDASNSVNSITQENERKESKDCFPGTVKDESEIPVHYSTDMSSDLGYSGSKNFPELDSFVSAELSLDTNQDQSDQLLPVNDKIDSMSESQMEFSADKSSEPNSPDLELAEQDFVLKAAFSNVDELSKVQPSTMPTLSSKSRDEEPTSVKHTEVEYMRITTKGLPEEVSKVDPLKHSFKPGKESSTVKRGREFPNPSEEVTEIYSSTKLKERYAEVCDMGSATLKDKISYFELKLGENTYSKKPVKVLDHAAQISEVGSPDSGCEVELTEAVTKPAVHDCALEDREVKPSEEASKSPGKSPVKGETLEGPVTSVNISQEALSPHKLHDEEAGKSQSTETKQEPQKKSLVARQESEEVMEQMQELVTQPSVTKETSVEVEHKHSSIPTNSSDYTGAEKEVTVPGKVEEVDGILEVKKLSTQTKMAKRERTDSATSESNVSTLPAKSTEKQPAQEDGKDQHKSVDHKSEDSEEKPQQEDIMKTKAGLPSDGPTVKTEASSKETSSSFETKASTKTTQLTNSSGPANEAVTSSQSIVPETVSTSFVDGSSGATNVTGSQSVTSETISTSTTTHITKSVKGGFSETRIEKRIIITGDADVDQDQALALAIKEVKQQHPDMLVTKAVVYKESEPETEQNAKASKE, from the exons ATGGAGCTTATAAAAGAAGCGTTACAGAAAGATGAACCACGTGAAGAAAAATTTTCAGTGATTGAAGAAGTCGGTGCCGTGTCCACTGTTCAAAAAGATGCTTCCAACACTACTGATTCCGAGGAAAAGACTCTGACAATAACACCTCAATTGAATTGCATGGAGCTGTTgaagacagatgaccaaaaactttcTGAGATACAAACACACCCATCTGAACCTGAAGAAGTTCAGTTTGAGAAGCGTTTGGATGAAGAGCATACAATCTCTGCAATTAAACAGATTGCTGAAGACGATTCCGTGATGTTGACAGATTCATCAGAACAAACTTCAGTAAGCACTAGAAAAGAACTTGCTGAATCTGAAGAAAACTTGGACTCTTCAAAACCAGATTCCCAAGCACCTGAAGAGGCAGAGTCTGCCTCCCACTTGCAGGTGGCCAGTAGGGAGGAGTCCAAGCTCACTTCCTCTGGGAGCGACGAAACCAAGTCCAAGGAGCATAAAATCGACTCCAAGCCAGTTTCCCCACAAGACAATTCTGAAGAATCAAAACAAGGTTCTCCAATAGCTGACCAGAAGAGAGGTCCAGGTGCTCAGGTAgacagggaagaaggaaaggcagATTCCCAAACATATGACCAAGAGGAGGAAGATAAAATCCAGACAACTTTGCAAATGAATGACCAAAAGATTATTCCAGTTCACTTTGTGACTAACAAAGGCAAATCGCATTcagatgaagaaaatgaatttAACCTGAGTTTCTCAGAGGAAAAGCATGCCACAAAAGTGGCTGGCCAAGAGGAGGCAAAGTCTATTTTTGAAGTGGAAGTTCAGCATCAATCTGAATGTATCCTCCCAGTGGTTGAAAAGGAATCAAAGACAACACTGACTGAGCAAGATGAGTGCAAAGCTATTTCACAGTTTGACATTATTGAAACTTATATGACTGAAGAACAGTCAAAGCCTTGTTCTTCTCAAGAAgatgccaaagattcacagccatgTTCTGCCGGATGGGATAAACAAGAGTCAAGGGACTCCTCAGGAAAAGAGTCCaaagaatgcaccctgtcaattgatcGAGGAGATTCAGAACTGGGTTCTACAGGAGAGGGTGAAACATCAAAGCCAGAAGAGGACAGAAGAGAGCCAAAACCATGTACAACAGAAGAGGAGAGCGGGAAAGAGCCAAAACCATGTACAGGAGAGGGTGGAAAAGAGCCAATACCATGTACAGGAGAGGGTGGAAAAGAGCCAATACCATGTACAGGAGAGGGTGGAAAAGAGCCAATACCATGTACAGGAGAGGGTGGAAAAGAGCCAATACCATGTACAGTAGAGGTTGGAGAAGAGCCAAAACCATGTACAGTAGAGGATGGAAAAGAGCCAATACCATGTACAGGAGATGGTGGAAAAGAGCCAATATCATGCACAACTGAAGATGAAAGTCCAAAGCCATGTGTAAAAGAGAGTGGGAAAGAATCAAAGCCATCTACAGTAGCGTTTGGAAAAGAGCCAAAGCAATATACAATAGAAGATGAAAAAGAATCAAAACCATGTGCAAAAGAAGATGAAAAAGAATCAAAGTCATGTACAATAGAGATTGGAAAAAAGTCAATGCCATGTACAACAGAAGATGAGAAAGTGTCAACACCATGTACAACAGAAGATGAGAAAGTGTCAACATCATGTACAACAGAAGATGAGAAAGTGTCAACCCCATGTACAACAGAAGATGAGAAAGTGTCAACACCATGTACAACAGAAGATGAGAAAGTGTCAGCACCATGTACAACAGAAGATGGAGGAAAGTTCATATCCTTTTCACCAAAGCATGGTAAAATACTCAAACCAGTTCTCCAGAGTGATGCCAGTAATTCTGTAAATTCTATAACTCaagaaaatgaaagaaaagaaTCTAAAGATTGTTTCCCAGGGACAGTGAAAGATGAATCTGAAATACCTGTACATTATTCCACAGATATGTCATCAGACTTGGGCTATTCAGGATCCAAGAACTTTCCAGAACTTGATAGCTTTGTGTCCGCTGAACTGTCATTGGATACCAACCAAGATCAATCtgatcaattacttcctgtgaatGACAAAATAGATTCCATGTCGGAATCTCAAATGGAATTTTCTGCAGACAAATCATCTGAACCAAATTCACCTGACCTTGAGTTGGCAGAGCAAGATTTCGTTCTTAAAGCAGCATTTTCTAATGTTGATGAATTGTCTAAAGTACAACCGTCAACAATGCCAACGCTTTCGTCAAAATCGAGAGATGAAGAGCCCACATCTGTTAAACACACAGAGGTTGAATACATGAGAATCACCACAAAAGGACTTCCCGAAGAGGTGTCCAAAGTAGATCCTTTAAAACACTCCTTTAAACCTGGAAAAGAGAGCTCAACGGTCAAGCGTGGGAGAGAATTTCCAAATCCGTCAGAGGAGGTGACAGAAATTTACTCTTCGACCAAGCTGAAGGAGAGATATGCAGAAGTGTGTGATATGGGGTCAGCCACTCTGAAGGATAAAATATCCTATTTTGAATTGAAATTGGGAGAAAATACTTACTCAAAAAAGCCAGTTAAAGTGTTGGATCATGCTGCACAGATTTCTGAAGTTGGATCACCCGATTCAGGCTGTGAAGTGGAATTGACAGAAGCAGTG ACTAAACCTGCTGTTCATGATTGTGCCTTGGAAGACAGGGAAGTAAAACCTTCAGAGGAGGCCTCAAAATCTCCAGGGAAATCACCAGTAAAAGGGGAGACGTTAGAAGGTCCTGTTACTTCAGTAAATATCTCACAG GAGGCGTTATCTCCACATAAACTACACGATGAAGAAGCTGGCAAATCCCAG AGCACTGAAACAAAGCAGGAGCCACAGAAGAAGTCTTTGGTGGCCAGACAAGAATCTGAAGAAGTCATGGAACAGATGCAAGAGCTTGTGACCCAGCCGTCGGTGACAAAGGAGACAAGTGTGGAGGTTGAACACAAACATTCAAGCATCCCTACAAATTCCTCAGATTATACTGGAGCTGAGAAAGAAGTTACAGTGCCAGGTAAAGTCGAAGAAGTTGACGGCATATTAGAAGTGAAGAAGCTATCCACGCAAACTAAGATGGCTAAACGAGAAAGAACAGACAGTGCCACCTCTGAATCTAATGTCAGTACTCTGCCTGCTAAAAGTACTGAAAAGCAACCTGCTCAAGAAGATGGGAAGGACCAACATAAGAGTGTTGACCACAAATCTGAAGACTCCGAAGAAAAACCTCAACAGGAG gatattatgAAAACAAAAGCTGGACTGCCAAGTGATGGACCGACTGTAAAGACAGAAGCTTCCTCCAAAGAAACATCATCTTCATTTGAGACAAAAGCAAGCACCAAAACTACCCAG CTTACCAATAGTTCAGGTCCAGCGAATGAAGCTGTAACAAGTTCTCAGAGTATTGTTCCGGAAACTGTGTCCACGTCGTTT GTTGATGGTAGCAGTGGAGCTACAAATGTAACCGGCTCTCAATCTGTAACTTCGGAAACCATATCTACATCAACCACTACTCATATCACAAAG TCAGTGAAAGGTGGATTTTCAGAAACCAGGATTGAGAAAAGAATCATCATCACAGGCGATGCCGATGTAGATCAAGACCAG GCTCTGGCCCTTGCGATTAAGGAAGTAAAACAGCAGCATCCTGACATGCTGGTGACAAAAGCAGTGGTTTATAAAGAATCAGAGCCTGAAACAGAGCAAAATGCAAAGGCATCAAAG GAGTAA
- the LOC144508578 gene encoding uncharacterized protein LOC144508578 isoform X3 has protein sequence MELIKEALQKDEPREEKFSVIEEVGAVSTVQKDASNTTDSEEKTLTITPQLNCMELLKTDDQKLSEIQTHPSEPEEVQFEKRLDEEHTISAIKQIAEDDSVMLTDSSEQTSVSTRKELAESEENLDSSKPDSQAPEEAESASHLQVASREESKLTSSGSDETKSKEHKIDSKPVSPQDNSEESKQGSPIADQKRGPGAQVDREEGKADSQTYDQEEEDKIQTTLQMNDQKIIPVHFVTNKGKSHSDEENEFNLSFSEEKHATKVAGQEEAKSIFEVEVQHQSECILPVVEKESKTTLTEQDECKAISQFDIIETYMTEEQSKPCSSQEDAKDSQPCSAGWDKQESRDSSGKESKECTLSIDRGDSELGSTGEGETSKPEEDRREPKPCTTEEESGKEPKPCTGEGGKEPIPCTGEGGKEPIPCTGEGGKEPIPCTGEGGKEPIPCTVEVGEEPKPCTVEDGKEPIPCTGDGGKEPISCTTEDESPKPCVKESGKESKPSTVAFGKEPKQYTIEDEKESKPCAKEDEKESKSCTIEIGKKSMPCTTEDEKVSTPCTTEDEKVSTSCTTEDEKVSTPCTTEDEKVSTPCTTEDEKVSAPCTTEDGGKFISFSPKHGKILKPVLQSDASNSVNSITQENERKESKDCFPGTVKDESEIPVHYSTDMSSDLGYSGSKNFPELDSFVSAELSLDTNQDQSDQLLPVNDKIDSMSESQMEFSADKSSEPNSPDLELAEQDFVLKAAFSNVDELSKVQPSTMPTLSSKSRDEEPTSVKHTEVEYMRITTKGLPEEVSKVDPLKHSFKPGKESSTVKRGREFPNPSEEVTEIYSSTKLKERYAEVCDMGSATLKDKISYFELKLGENTYSKKPVKVLDHAAQISEVGSPDSGCEVELTEAVTKPAVHDCALEDREVKPSEEASKSPGKSPVKGETLEGPVTSVNISQDIMKTKAGLPSDGPTVKTEASSKETSSSFETKASTKTTQLTNSSGPANEAVTSSQSIVPETVSTSFVDGSSGATNVTGSQSVTSETISTSTTTHITKSVKGGFSETRIEKRIIITGDADVDQDQALALAIKEVKQQHPDMLVTKAVVYKESEPETEQNAKASKE, from the exons ATGGAGCTTATAAAAGAAGCGTTACAGAAAGATGAACCACGTGAAGAAAAATTTTCAGTGATTGAAGAAGTCGGTGCCGTGTCCACTGTTCAAAAAGATGCTTCCAACACTACTGATTCCGAGGAAAAGACTCTGACAATAACACCTCAATTGAATTGCATGGAGCTGTTgaagacagatgaccaaaaactttcTGAGATACAAACACACCCATCTGAACCTGAAGAAGTTCAGTTTGAGAAGCGTTTGGATGAAGAGCATACAATCTCTGCAATTAAACAGATTGCTGAAGACGATTCCGTGATGTTGACAGATTCATCAGAACAAACTTCAGTAAGCACTAGAAAAGAACTTGCTGAATCTGAAGAAAACTTGGACTCTTCAAAACCAGATTCCCAAGCACCTGAAGAGGCAGAGTCTGCCTCCCACTTGCAGGTGGCCAGTAGGGAGGAGTCCAAGCTCACTTCCTCTGGGAGCGACGAAACCAAGTCCAAGGAGCATAAAATCGACTCCAAGCCAGTTTCCCCACAAGACAATTCTGAAGAATCAAAACAAGGTTCTCCAATAGCTGACCAGAAGAGAGGTCCAGGTGCTCAGGTAgacagggaagaaggaaaggcagATTCCCAAACATATGACCAAGAGGAGGAAGATAAAATCCAGACAACTTTGCAAATGAATGACCAAAAGATTATTCCAGTTCACTTTGTGACTAACAAAGGCAAATCGCATTcagatgaagaaaatgaatttAACCTGAGTTTCTCAGAGGAAAAGCATGCCACAAAAGTGGCTGGCCAAGAGGAGGCAAAGTCTATTTTTGAAGTGGAAGTTCAGCATCAATCTGAATGTATCCTCCCAGTGGTTGAAAAGGAATCAAAGACAACACTGACTGAGCAAGATGAGTGCAAAGCTATTTCACAGTTTGACATTATTGAAACTTATATGACTGAAGAACAGTCAAAGCCTTGTTCTTCTCAAGAAgatgccaaagattcacagccatgTTCTGCCGGATGGGATAAACAAGAGTCAAGGGACTCCTCAGGAAAAGAGTCCaaagaatgcaccctgtcaattgatcGAGGAGATTCAGAACTGGGTTCTACAGGAGAGGGTGAAACATCAAAGCCAGAAGAGGACAGAAGAGAGCCAAAACCATGTACAACAGAAGAGGAGAGCGGGAAAGAGCCAAAACCATGTACAGGAGAGGGTGGAAAAGAGCCAATACCATGTACAGGAGAGGGTGGAAAAGAGCCAATACCATGTACAGGAGAGGGTGGAAAAGAGCCAATACCATGTACAGGAGAGGGTGGAAAAGAGCCAATACCATGTACAGTAGAGGTTGGAGAAGAGCCAAAACCATGTACAGTAGAGGATGGAAAAGAGCCAATACCATGTACAGGAGATGGTGGAAAAGAGCCAATATCATGCACAACTGAAGATGAAAGTCCAAAGCCATGTGTAAAAGAGAGTGGGAAAGAATCAAAGCCATCTACAGTAGCGTTTGGAAAAGAGCCAAAGCAATATACAATAGAAGATGAAAAAGAATCAAAACCATGTGCAAAAGAAGATGAAAAAGAATCAAAGTCATGTACAATAGAGATTGGAAAAAAGTCAATGCCATGTACAACAGAAGATGAGAAAGTGTCAACACCATGTACAACAGAAGATGAGAAAGTGTCAACATCATGTACAACAGAAGATGAGAAAGTGTCAACCCCATGTACAACAGAAGATGAGAAAGTGTCAACACCATGTACAACAGAAGATGAGAAAGTGTCAGCACCATGTACAACAGAAGATGGAGGAAAGTTCATATCCTTTTCACCAAAGCATGGTAAAATACTCAAACCAGTTCTCCAGAGTGATGCCAGTAATTCTGTAAATTCTATAACTCaagaaaatgaaagaaaagaaTCTAAAGATTGTTTCCCAGGGACAGTGAAAGATGAATCTGAAATACCTGTACATTATTCCACAGATATGTCATCAGACTTGGGCTATTCAGGATCCAAGAACTTTCCAGAACTTGATAGCTTTGTGTCCGCTGAACTGTCATTGGATACCAACCAAGATCAATCtgatcaattacttcctgtgaatGACAAAATAGATTCCATGTCGGAATCTCAAATGGAATTTTCTGCAGACAAATCATCTGAACCAAATTCACCTGACCTTGAGTTGGCAGAGCAAGATTTCGTTCTTAAAGCAGCATTTTCTAATGTTGATGAATTGTCTAAAGTACAACCGTCAACAATGCCAACGCTTTCGTCAAAATCGAGAGATGAAGAGCCCACATCTGTTAAACACACAGAGGTTGAATACATGAGAATCACCACAAAAGGACTTCCCGAAGAGGTGTCCAAAGTAGATCCTTTAAAACACTCCTTTAAACCTGGAAAAGAGAGCTCAACGGTCAAGCGTGGGAGAGAATTTCCAAATCCGTCAGAGGAGGTGACAGAAATTTACTCTTCGACCAAGCTGAAGGAGAGATATGCAGAAGTGTGTGATATGGGGTCAGCCACTCTGAAGGATAAAATATCCTATTTTGAATTGAAATTGGGAGAAAATACTTACTCAAAAAAGCCAGTTAAAGTGTTGGATCATGCTGCACAGATTTCTGAAGTTGGATCACCCGATTCAGGCTGTGAAGTGGAATTGACAGAAGCAGTG ACTAAACCTGCTGTTCATGATTGTGCCTTGGAAGACAGGGAAGTAAAACCTTCAGAGGAGGCCTCAAAATCTCCAGGGAAATCACCAGTAAAAGGGGAGACGTTAGAAGGTCCTGTTACTTCAGTAAATATCTCACAG gatattatgAAAACAAAAGCTGGACTGCCAAGTGATGGACCGACTGTAAAGACAGAAGCTTCCTCCAAAGAAACATCATCTTCATTTGAGACAAAAGCAAGCACCAAAACTACCCAG CTTACCAATAGTTCAGGTCCAGCGAATGAAGCTGTAACAAGTTCTCAGAGTATTGTTCCGGAAACTGTGTCCACGTCGTTT GTTGATGGTAGCAGTGGAGCTACAAATGTAACCGGCTCTCAATCTGTAACTTCGGAAACCATATCTACATCAACCACTACTCATATCACAAAG TCAGTGAAAGGTGGATTTTCAGAAACCAGGATTGAGAAAAGAATCATCATCACAGGCGATGCCGATGTAGATCAAGACCAG GCTCTGGCCCTTGCGATTAAGGAAGTAAAACAGCAGCATCCTGACATGCTGGTGACAAAAGCAGTGGTTTATAAAGAATCAGAGCCTGAAACAGAGCAAAATGCAAAGGCATCAAAG GAGTAA